From Xiphophorus couchianus chromosome 4, X_couchianus-1.0, whole genome shotgun sequence, a single genomic window includes:
- the rlbp1a gene encoding retinaldehyde-binding protein 1a yields MAATGTFRMVSEEEQAMRSKLEHLTVKDHGPVFGPCHKLPGHTVQKAKDELHETNERRGSSLKDLRLMMKERASEGDDLAKLVLDRFGDKPDSLLVRFLRARKFDVTRAHELMKGYVRFRKDYPELFENLTPEAVRSTIEAGYPVVLPSRDKYGHVVLLFNIDSWDLEEITFDEVLRAYCVILEKLLENEETQINGFVLIENFKGFTMQHASGIKTAELKKMVDMLQDSFPARFKAVHVIHQPWYFTTTYNVVKPFMKAKLLERVFVHGEELDGYFKEFDADILPSDFDGKAPVADYQGIATQLFGSEDTAL; encoded by the exons ATGGCTGCT ACTGGAACTTTCCGTATGGTGTCCGAGGAGGAGCAGGCCATGAGGTCAAAGCTGGAGCACCTGACAGTGAAGGACCACGGGCCGGTGTTTGGACCGTGCCACAAACTTCCTGGCCACACTGTCCAAAAG gCGAAGGATGAGCTGCATGAGACGAATGAAAGACGAGGGTCATCCCTGAAAGATCTGCGGCTCATGATGAAGGAGAGGGCGTCAGAGGGAGACGACCTGGCCAAACTGGTGCTGGACCGCTTCGGGGACAAACCGGACTCGCTGCTGGTCCGCTTCCTCCGAGCACGAAAGTTTGACGTCACCAGAGCCCATGAGCTCATGAAGG GCTATGTGCGCTTCAGGAAGGATTATCCCGAGTTGTTTGAGAACCTCACCCCCGAGGCGGTCCGCAGCACCATCGAGGCAGGCTACCCAGTGGTTCTGCCCAGCAGAGACAAATATGGCCATGTGGTTCTGCTCTTCAACATCGACAGCTGGGACCTGGAGGAGATCACCTTTGATGAG GTGCTGAGAGCATATTGCGTGATCCTGGAGAAGCTGCTTGAAAACGAGGAGACTCAGATCAACGGATTTGTCCTGATTGAGAACTTTAAAGGCTTCACCATGCAGCATGCCTCGGGAATAAAGACCGCTGAGCTCAAAAAGATGGTGGACATGCTGCAG GACTCCTTTCCTGCGCGCTTCAAGGCAGTCCATGTTATCCACCAGCCCTGGTACTTCACCACGACCTACAACGTGGTCAAACCCTTCATGAAGGCCAAGCTGCTGGAAAGG GTCTTTGTTCACGGTGAAGAGCTGGACGGCTACTTTAAAGAATTTGATGCAGACATCCTGCCGTCAGATTTCGATGGAAAAGCCCCAGTGGCCGACTATCAAGGCATCGCAACCCAACTCTTTGGCTCCGAAGACACTGCTCTCTGA